Within the Scytonema millei VB511283 genome, the region CAGTTAGGGGGGCATTCGCTGCTAGCAACTCAACTAACTTCCCGTATCCGCGATGTATTCGGTGTAGAGTTACCTTTACGCAGCGTGTTTGAGTCACCCCAAGTCGCCCAACTTGCCAAAGCGATCGCCCATTTACAGAGCAACCAGCCGCAACAAACGCCCCAGATTGTTCCTCTTTCTCGCGACGCTCATCGTCGCCTGCGATCGTCCCTCAACCGCGATAAAGAGGAAGGCGATCGTTGAATACCAATCCTGTCTCGCACGCTGAATTTGTCTTTCCGGCATCGTTCGCCCAGCAGCGATTGTGGTTTCTTCACGCCTTAGCGCCTGGAAATCCCTTCTACAACATCTCGGCTGCGATTCGCTTGCACGGACACCTCAACATTACTGCCTTAGAGCAAACATTTAACGAAATCGTGCGCCGTCACGAAGCTTTACGAACAAGATTTGAAATGTCAGATGGACAACTGCATCAAGTTGTGGTAGACAGTGTGAGTGTACCTCTCGCTATTGTAGACTTACGTACTTTACCTGCAAGCGATCGCGAAGCAGCCGCAAGACAACAGGCGATCGCGCAATCTCAGCGCCCCTTCAACCTGAGCGCAGATTTGCTGTTACGGTTGACAATCTTTCAATTAGATGCATCTGAATACATCCTACTATTGAATCTGCACCACATTATTGCCGATGGTTGGTCGATCGGCGTGCTGGTGCAAGAACTCGGCACGCTCTACACTGCCTTTAGTAGTAATAAATCTTCTCCTCTAGCAGATTTGCCCATTCAATATGCTGACTTTGCCCACTGGCAGCAGGAGTGGTTGCAAGGGGAAGTGTTGGAGTCGCAACTGTCCTACTGGCGATCGCAGTTAACCGATCTTTCGGTTTTAAATCTTCCCACTGACAGAGCGCGCTCAGCAATTCAAAACTACCGAGGTGCGACACAAAATTTTCAGCTATCAAAAAATCTCACTCAGTCCCTAGAAGCTTTCAGTCAGCAATCAGGTGTTACCCTGTTCATGACTTTGTTGGCAGCATTTCAAACATTGTTATATCGTTATACGGGACAAGAAGATATTGCCGTTGGATCGCCCATAGCTAACCGTAACCGCCCCGAAATAGAGCCATTAATTGGCTTTTTTGTCAATAGTCTAGTGCTGCGAACACATTTATCAGGCAACCCTACTTTTCAAGAATTACTGGGACGAGTGCGGGAAGTGACGCTAGGAGCCTATGCACATCAAGATTTACCCTTCGAGAAGTTAGTGGAGGAGTTGCACCCAGAACGCGACTTGAGCCGCCATCCTCTATTTTCTGTGGCGATCGCACTGCAAAATACGCCGATTACAGCTTTAGAATTACCTGGACTCGCTTTAAGTCAGTTTGAGTTTGACAACGGTACGAGCAGATTAGATTTAGAATTTCATTTATGGCAAACTCCAGCAGGATTGCAAGGGCAGATAATTTACAGTACCGATCTATTCGATCGCAGTACGATCGTCCGAATGCTAGGACATTTTCAAACCTTACTCGAAGGAATTGTTGCCAATCCAAATCAACGACTGGTAGACTTACCAATTTTGACAGCAGCAGAACGGCAGCAGCTATTAGTGGAATGGAATCTTACTCAGCAAGATTACCCGTCGCAGTGCATTCATCAATTATTTGAAGCTCAGGCAGATAAAACGCCAAACGCGATCGCTGTTGTCTATAAAGACGAGCAATTAACTTACCAAGAATTGAACTACCGTAGCAACCAACTTGCAAGCTATTTGCAAAAACTTGGAGTTGCGCCAGAAGTCAAAGTTGGTATTTGCGTAGAGCGATCGCTGTTAATGATGGTGGGCATTTTAGGCATTCTGAAAGCTGAAGGAGCCTATGTCCCTTTAGATCCTACCTACCCCTCAGAACGTCTCAAGTTCATGTTAGAGGATGCCCAAATAACTATCCTACTAACACAACAATCCTTAGCCCCCCTTTTGAAGGGGGGTTGGGGGGATCTTCAATCCTTAGCCCCCTCTTCGGAGGATTGGGGGGATCTTCAATCCTTAGCCCCCTCTTCGGGGGGTTGGGGGGATCTTCAATCCTTAGCCCCCTCTTCGGAGGATTGGGGGGATCTTCAATCCTTAGCCCCCCTTTTGAAGGGGGGTTGGGGGGATCTTCAACCACTCTACCTCGATCGCGATTGGGAAATCGTTGCTCAACAGAGCGGGGAAAACATAAACAGTGGTGTAACTGTTGCCAATCTTGCCTATATAATTTACACTTCAGGCTCGACCGGACAACCCAAAGGAGTTTTAGTCGAACATCGCGGACTGTGCAATCTAGCTCAAGCTCAAATCCAAACCTTCGACCTAAAATCAGAGCATCGAATTCTCCAATTTGCCTCCCTGAGCTTTGATGCTTCTGTCTTCGAGATTGTCATGGCATGGGCAGTAGGAGCAACCCTATATCTAGTGCCAGAAGCAGCACGTCTAGGATCGGAGTTGATTTCGTATCTCAAAGATCGTGCCATCACTCATGCTACCCTTCCGCCTGCCGTACTGAAGACTTTATCACCCACTCAATTGCCAGCCCTGCAAACTCTGATTTCTGCTGGAGAAACTTGTTCGCCGGAAATTGCAGCCCGTTGGGCAAGCGATCGCCATTTCTTCAATGCATACGGGCTGACGGAAACAACTGTTTGGTCTACGATTGCCCAAGTCAGCGATCGTAAAGGTACAACTATCGGTCGGGCGATCGCCAACACTCAAATCTACATCCTCGATGCCCATCTCCAACCCCAACCCATCGGTATTCCAGGTGAAATATACATTGGCGGAGTCGGTTTAGCAAGAGGCTATTTGAATCGTCCTGATTTGACTGCTGAACGGTTTATCTATGGAAATCATAGGGGCGCACAGCTGTGCGTCCCTACTCCTGACCATCGGCTGTACAAAACCGGAGATCTTGCCCGTTACCTAAGCGATGGTAATCTTGAATACCTTGGACGCATCGATCGCCAAGTGAAAATTCGCGGCTACCGCATTGAATTGGGAGAAATTGAAAGCCTGCTATTACAACACTCAGCAGTAGAAGAAGCTGTAGTTTTGGCACAGGAAGATCGGTCGAGCAACTATCGTTTAGTTGCTTATATTGTTCCTAATATAGAGACTAATTTATCAAATTCAAAATCCAAGTTGCGCTGGAAGCGCACCAAAGGTGCGACCCAAAATCCAAAATCGGACGAGTTGCGCTGCTTTCTCAAGCAAAAATTACCAGACTACTCGATCCCTTCAGCTTTTGTAGTGCTGCCATCCCTACCACTAACTCCTAATGGTAAAGTGGATCGAAATGCCTTAATGAAGTCTAATATCAGTAGTCCAGAGCGTCTTTTTGTTACTCCTAAAACTGCTACTGAAGCAACCTTAACAACACTTTGGGCAAATATCCTGAAGCTTGAGCAAGTGGGTATTGAGGACAACTTTTTTGAATTAGGTGGAAATTCCCTGCTGGCAGTCCAGTTATTGGAGCAGGTAGAGCGGCAATTCGAGCAAAAACTACCATTGTCCGATCTCTTTGGTGCGCCAACTGTTGAGCAATTCGCGCCGCTGATTCAGAAATGGGAAAAGCCTAAACGTAATTCTAAGCGATCGCTCCTTGTGCCACTCCAGCCTCTAGGTTTTAAACCGCCATTCTTCTGTATTCACCCAATTTTCGGTGTTGTTCTGCCATACCACGAGTTGGCGCATCATTTAGGAACCGAACAGCCATTCTACGGACTGCAACCTTTTGGGATGGACGGTTTACACCCACCATTAACCAGCATTGAGGAGATGGCAACTGGCTACATCGAGGCAGTGCGTCAAGTTCAACCGCATGGTCCTTATCAGCTAGGTGGTTGGTCTTTTGGCGGCTTAGTTGCCTATGAGATGGCGCAACAGTTACACCAAGCAGGAGAGCAAGTGAGTCTTTTGGCAATATTAGATACGATCGCTCCTATTTCTAGCAATCGAGTTTCCTGGGGCGATGGTTTGAAATTTCTCCTGACAACCGTACCTGCTTCTATTTATCCTTTTGTTTTAGAATACTGGTCGCTGCTTCGCGATCGCCTGGCGCATTCTAGAAACGATAATAGCGATCGCCTACGCACTTCAAATCCAATTTCTACAATGAAAAAAATTCTGACTCCGCACGCATGGCTATCTTCCCTAGAACGAACAACTATTAGCCATCTCCTTCCACGATCGGCTGTTTTACGAATGCTGGACGAGTTAACCATTCATCGACTGATGAAGATTTTTTCTGCCAATAGCCGAGCTACCTTGAAGTATACACCTCGACCTTACCCTCAAGCGATCGCCCTATTTAGAACTACCGAATTGCAAAAAAAATCTCACGACCCAACTTTAGGTTGGAGTCAATTGGTAAGATCGGGCGTGCAAGTTCACCACATTTCTGGTAACCACTTGACTATGCTGCAAAAGCCTCACGTCCGAGTGCTTGCCGAACACTTACGCAGATATCTGGCATAACGCCAAACGAGATAAACGAGTAGCTCTGTCTATGCTGCTGAGTGATGTTGACTTTCCCCAGTCTATATCGATCGTCACGGTTGGGAGAAGCGATCGCGCAAGAGATTAAGTCAAACGATCTCGCTAGAATCGCCCGTGTCCGATGTCCTTGAGCGCCGCCAGAGCAGCCCGATCCTTATCCATTTCCCAATCTCCATGAATACTAAACATGCTGAAGAACAGAACGTTGTGGAGTTTCTTTCGCCGAGCGTAGGCAGCCATGTCCCGCAGCCACAACGCTCGCGCCTCTCGCCCGTGCTTCCCTTTCCACTCTCCGTCTGAGCCGCCTGGGTTGAACCAGTTCGGGTCCGACCCACACTCGCTAATCGCCACCGGCTTGTTGACACCGAACTCCGCCATCCATTTGCGCAGTGTCGCGATCGCATCTTCCCTGAGCTGACCCCCGTACATGTGAGTGCCGATGAGATCGGCATATTTCCCAATACCTGCCTTGAGGAGAGCGCGGTTGTATTGGGTGTTCGGTCTGGTCGCGGGTGCAGACTCGACGAGTATTCCTGGGTCTACCCGCTTGATTGCCTCGTAACAGGCTTTCTGCATACGGACGACGGTTTCGGGTGTCTCGGGACCTCGCTTGGCATCTCGACCGCGAATATCTGGTTCGTTATCCACTATGTAGTAGCGCACCGTATCTTTCCAATGGTGAGCCACTTGACCGCATTTCCAGGCATAGTTCTTCGTCCACTGGACGGGATCGTATCCGGCGACATCGAGTTCCCACCTGAAAGCGATGACCATGTGAAGGGCTAACCCTTTAGCCAAGTGTTCTTGAATCACTACGTCACGCCGAGAGAAATCGCACGGCTCACCCTCCCGCTCGCACTTCATCTTATCTGCTCCGGTGCGGACGGCGGTGAGACCAAGGGCAGAGATCCGCTTTGACACCATTTGGCTGAACTCCTGAGAGTCATCGTACCCAGTGCCGTCGTTCACGCCGAAGATGACGTTCCTGTCTCCTCGCTGCGGCACGTCGGTCTTCAAGTCGGCGCAGGCGAAAGAAACTGGCAGAATCGCACTCAGGATGAACGCACAGCAGAGGAATAAGAGCTTCGGATGTTTCATTGGATAAATATATGACTTCTACCTACTGACGATTTTCTGCTTGACTTTTGAAGCAACTACATTAGATAGTCTCGAATTTTCGCAAACAAGTTAGAGCTATTTTTTCGATTTTGCAAGCGAAACTTTTTCTGAAAAAGAACTACCGATTGAGCGCAACGGATGAGATAGCAATTCCAAAAATTTGAGAGCCTTACCCTAGAGAAGCCCATATGATTTGTCAATCTAGTCAAGTCGAGAATAAAATTTTGTGAAGTAGGAACGTGCAATTCAATACTAAACGTTTTTTTAAACCTCTATCTAAAGAAAGAAATTTTGATTCGGTATCTGAAGTAGCTTGCGTGACTTGAGCGAATATAACTATTCTTTGGATGAATTTCATAGCTACGCTCTCGGTTAGTTCGTTGATACTTTGCCGATGTGAAGTGACGAGTTCCGCTCGGTCTGTTTGTCGCATCTGAGGCGGTGTACCAACAAGTCTAGCTGTAGCGGCTGCTAGTCGCGAATGAGTTGACCAAAAAGCTCAATTGATGGAGTTTTATGCAACAGTCAAATCCGCTCGTTGGCTTAGTCACTCCACCGCTCCAACAGCAATGGAAGCGTCGCGCGCAGCTCCCAGAACACCGCGAAGTTTTATGGCGGATTGAATCAGGTGTCGTCTGTAGTATGACTTGGACTGCTGAAGGCGAGCTAGTTTGCTTGGGCTATTGGGGCGTGGGAGATGTTGTGGGACATCGATTGTCACGAGTGCGACCTTACGAAATCCACTGCCTCACAGATGTCGTCATCAGTTGCTGTCCCTACACTCAGCGAGCGCATTTCACCGATGCCATCATTCACCAGCAGCAGCAAACCGAAGAACTCCTGAGCATCGTTCATCTCAATCCCCTGTCTCAGAAGTTGTGGCAGCTACTACTGTGGTTGAGTCAGAAATTCGGTTGCGACGTGGAAAACGGTCGCTTGCTCGATCTGCCGCTGACCCATCAGCAGTTGGCTCAGACGCTGGGGACGAATCGGGTCACGGTGACCACAATCCTCCAGCGGTTAGAAGCAGAGGGAAAAATACATCGGCAGCAACGGCGGCTCGTTGTCGCATGGCAGGAAAACCTCGCTCGTCAGTCAAAAGACGTGCAATCTAGAGAGCGAGCAAACAGGGTACGCCATCGGGCTAACATCATCACGAGCGATCGCTCCTGAACTTTCCCGTACCTGCGTGCAATTGACAAGCTTTTAGTATGAGTAGAGAATAAGCCAAAAGCAAAGATGCCGGAAGTTCAGATTCAGAGCGCTTGTAACATTTGCTAAGAGCGCTCGACGTGCGAGAGCGATCGTTGCGGTCGAGAATCTCTCAAGCTAGTCAATACTTCTCGGTTAAGGACAAAACTGGTAAATTACAGGATGTAATAACCTTTTCATTCCCTGCCCGATGCAA harbors:
- a CDS encoding non-ribosomal peptide synthetase; the encoded protein is MNTNPVSHAEFVFPASFAQQRLWFLHALAPGNPFYNISAAIRLHGHLNITALEQTFNEIVRRHEALRTRFEMSDGQLHQVVVDSVSVPLAIVDLRTLPASDREAAARQQAIAQSQRPFNLSADLLLRLTIFQLDASEYILLLNLHHIIADGWSIGVLVQELGTLYTAFSSNKSSPLADLPIQYADFAHWQQEWLQGEVLESQLSYWRSQLTDLSVLNLPTDRARSAIQNYRGATQNFQLSKNLTQSLEAFSQQSGVTLFMTLLAAFQTLLYRYTGQEDIAVGSPIANRNRPEIEPLIGFFVNSLVLRTHLSGNPTFQELLGRVREVTLGAYAHQDLPFEKLVEELHPERDLSRHPLFSVAIALQNTPITALELPGLALSQFEFDNGTSRLDLEFHLWQTPAGLQGQIIYSTDLFDRSTIVRMLGHFQTLLEGIVANPNQRLVDLPILTAAERQQLLVEWNLTQQDYPSQCIHQLFEAQADKTPNAIAVVYKDEQLTYQELNYRSNQLASYLQKLGVAPEVKVGICVERSLLMMVGILGILKAEGAYVPLDPTYPSERLKFMLEDAQITILLTQQSLAPLLKGGWGDLQSLAPSSEDWGDLQSLAPSSGGWGDLQSLAPSSEDWGDLQSLAPLLKGGWGDLQPLYLDRDWEIVAQQSGENINSGVTVANLAYIIYTSGSTGQPKGVLVEHRGLCNLAQAQIQTFDLKSEHRILQFASLSFDASVFEIVMAWAVGATLYLVPEAARLGSELISYLKDRAITHATLPPAVLKTLSPTQLPALQTLISAGETCSPEIAARWASDRHFFNAYGLTETTVWSTIAQVSDRKGTTIGRAIANTQIYILDAHLQPQPIGIPGEIYIGGVGLARGYLNRPDLTAERFIYGNHRGAQLCVPTPDHRLYKTGDLARYLSDGNLEYLGRIDRQVKIRGYRIELGEIESLLLQHSAVEEAVVLAQEDRSSNYRLVAYIVPNIETNLSNSKSKLRWKRTKGATQNPKSDELRCFLKQKLPDYSIPSAFVVLPSLPLTPNGKVDRNALMKSNISSPERLFVTPKTATEATLTTLWANILKLEQVGIEDNFFELGGNSLLAVQLLEQVERQFEQKLPLSDLFGAPTVEQFAPLIQKWEKPKRNSKRSLLVPLQPLGFKPPFFCIHPIFGVVLPYHELAHHLGTEQPFYGLQPFGMDGLHPPLTSIEEMATGYIEAVRQVQPHGPYQLGGWSFGGLVAYEMAQQLHQAGEQVSLLAILDTIAPISSNRVSWGDGLKFLLTTVPASIYPFVLEYWSLLRDRLAHSRNDNSDRLRTSNPISTMKKILTPHAWLSSLERTTISHLLPRSAVLRMLDELTIHRLMKIFSANSRATLKYTPRPYPQAIALFRTTELQKKSHDPTLGWSQLVRSGVQVHHISGNHLTMLQKPHVRVLAEHLRRYLA
- a CDS encoding Crp/Fnr family transcriptional regulator, encoding MQQSNPLVGLVTPPLQQQWKRRAQLPEHREVLWRIESGVVCSMTWTAEGELVCLGYWGVGDVVGHRLSRVRPYEIHCLTDVVISCCPYTQRAHFTDAIIHQQQQTEELLSIVHLNPLSQKLWQLLLWLSQKFGCDVENGRLLDLPLTHQQLAQTLGTNRVTVTTILQRLEAEGKIHRQQRRLVVAWQENLARQSKDVQSRERANRVRHRANIITSDRS